The sequence CATGCACGAACACGTTCACAAACTCGTTTGATCCTTGGCTTGGCAATTTCCCGGCGGTACGTGGCGAGCTGTGCTAGCTCGAGATGCCCCAGGACATGCTTCACCGCGATGTCGTCGGCGTTGTTGCCGGTCGCGTTGCTGGCGTGCTCTGCGAACGTGTGGCGAAACGCATAGAACCCCACGCCCTTGAACTCTTTGCCATCGAAACCGCACGCCCGTTTCAATTCGCCAAACTCATCCCCAACGCCATCGAAGAATGTTTCTTCGTCGGCCCACGGTCCACCTGTGTGCGTCAGGAAGAACAGGTCTTCACAACCGCGGCGGGGCTTCGGGCATGCTTTGCGGGCTTCCTTCATCGCTTTGACGGTCTCGGGCCACAACCAAGCCTTGCGGGGCCTGCCGTTCTTTCCCCGCGGAACCTCGATCCATGTTCCGCACATCTCATCGACTTTCAACCGGGCGCAATCAGAGTTGCCGAATCCCGCATTCATCCCCAGGTAGATCATCGCGGCGATTTGCGGGTTGGCACTTGCGAGTAGTTTCTTGATCTGGGGGCGGGTCCAGACTTTTGCGGGCGAGCTTGTTTTCTCGGCTTCCACTTCGTCGCGGGTTGGGATCCTCCACAAACGCCCGGTGGCCGGCACCCGATCAATGAACTCGTTGTCGGCCGCCCAAGTCAGCAAGCCGTTCACGTAAGTGACTCGATGCCGGATCGAGTCGCACGAGTAGTGCGCCGGGATCAATTGGTAGAGCTTCGAAAAGTCATCGGAGCGAAGGGATGCAACCGCTCGTGATCCAACCCGGTGCCCATCAATTACCTGATCGCGAAACCAAAGCAGATGACGTTTGTGCTCCCGATGCGTCTTAGCAGACAAACCCCGCTTCTGCCCAAGTCGTTTCCGTTCGACTCGTTCCGCGGATTCGTCCAGGTACAGGTCAACGATTTCGTCAACTGTCTTTTCGCCTGGCTTCGGCTGGGAAAGGTTCAAACGCTTCCGGGCAAGCCAATCGAGATAGGCCTGTTCAGCACCGTCGGGATCTTCCCACGGCCCGAACGATTGATGGCGTCCAGCGATCTTTTTGCACCACTGACCATTCGAAAGTGCGTACAGGGGGAAATCAGGTCGCGGCTTGTCGGGCTTTTTGATACCCTGCTTCGCAGTCATTGAGCGTACCAACTTACGTGAGATGATCAGCCCGTCGATTGCTTTGCCGAGCAGTCAATGGGCGTCCCTTTCGGGTTACCTCGGGTTACCAATTCGGTCGGAAACTGTCGATTCCATCCGTTTGGTCGCTTCGAAGTTTCCGTGTTTTACGGGGTTTGTTGGAATACACGCAAGCCCTTAACTGGTTCGATTCCTGTCAGCCCTATTTCCATCTGAACAAGTGAAACCTCATGGATGAGGCCACACGGTATCAATCTCGCACGATTTGCCGCGTGCGATCGATCGTTTTAGGTGGTTTCTTGTTGTGGTTCACCGCTGGAACCGCAAACGCTCAAACACCGCTAATGCAAGTGTTGCCGTCTCAACCGGCAGCCATCCAGCATGCTCCCAGTCAATGGCTTGTTGGTAACCCGCCCGAAATCGAGCTCGAGAACTTTCGCCGCGGAGTGTTCCAAGGCGGTGAATTGCTGGGCGGTTATCTCACCGATGGCAGCGACGCGCCCGCCGGCCCCGGAACCACGGGTGGGCTTGATGAAACGTTCTGGGAAGTCCGGCTGAGCACGGGCATTCCTCTGGGAAGTCTCGACAACTTGCTCGGAGTGCGTCCATTCTTTCGGGCGGATCATCTCAGCGGTCTATCAGGCATCGATGCCCCAGAGACGCTCTACAGCACCGGTGTCACGTTGTTCCATCGCAAGAAGTGGAACGAGCGAATTTCAACCATGGTCATTGCAACACCATCGGTGCGGAGTGACTTCACAACGAGCGACAATGCGTTTCGTTTATTTGGCTTGGGGCTGGTCAATTGGCAGTGTCGTGATGATCTGAGCCTGTCGTTGGGAGCGGTCTACTTCGATCGCAGCGACCTGGGTGTGTTGCCGGCATTTGGTTTGAGTTGGACTCCCACCCCGGAATGGAAGATCGATTTGATGATGCCTCGTCCGCAAATCAATCGACGGTTTTGGGTCGATCCGGGCCAGGCGGAAGGCTGGGCCTTCGTCGGCGGTTCGATCGGTGGCAACACCTGGGCGGTGACACGCGAAGGTGGTGCGAGCGACGGCGAAAGCGATGAATTGACCGTGAACGGCCTTCGGGTGTTTGGCGGCTACGAAACGCTGGTGACGGGCAATCGTGGCTGGGGAGTGGAGGTTGGTTACGTCTTCAACCGATCGCTGGAGTACGAGCAGGATGCAACTGAATTCGACCTGCACGACGCGGTGTTTATTGAAGCCAGCTGGAAATTTTGAGCGTTGGTGAATTCCGAGAATTCCTGATCGGCTCGGTCTACAATCTGTGCGAAGGCGAGGTCCAGTGGATCTCCTTTTCCCGATGATTCCAGTGGCCGTCGCATCATGTTCACTTCAAAAAGTCTTTCGTCCTTCGCTTCGTGCTTGGTTTTGTTTTCGCTATCAGCGGGAATCCATCGGCAGACGTCAGCGCAAGATGGTTTTCCTGGCGATCGTTTGAAAGAGTTGGCTCCACCCAACTTCGCCATTGGCGGAGTGATGGGCGGGTACGACACCGAGTCGCTCAACACCCCGGTCCTTGATCTGGCTCGATCGGAGTTCAATGCGGTGACGGCAAAGGCGTTCATGCCGTTTGGTCCTTGGACCGACCCCAACCAACCGATCGACACATCGGGGCTCACACAGAACGTTGCTTGGGCCGTTCAGAACGGAATGCAGGTTCACGCTCACGTGCTGGTCTATCCGACCGAGAATGTTCGACTGCCTTGGTTTCAGAACCTGCCCAACGAAGAGGTCGAGCAAGTTCTGCAGCAGTACACATCGACGATGGCGGGCAGTGTTTCCGGCGGTGTTTGGGTTTGGGACGTTGTCAACGAAGTCATTGGCGACAACGGCGATGTGATGGATGCCGATGGACTTCGAATCGGGCTTGGTGCCGGTGAGAACTTTGTGCCTTACAAAGAGTACGCGGCGATGGGACCGGACTACATCTCGAAAGCGTTTCAGTGGGCTCACGAAGCCGATCCAAACGCGTTGCTGATTCTTAACGAGTACTCCGCCGAAACGGTGAACGACAAATCGGATCGTTTGCTGGCGTTGTGCAAACGACTGCGAGACCAAGGTGTTCCGATCGACGGAGTTGGTTTCCAAAACCACTGGCTCGACCTTCGCTACGAACCCAACTACGACAGCATTCGCGAAAACTTTCAACGGTTTGCCAACGAGGGTTTTCAAGTCTTCATCACCGAGTGTGATGTGGCGGCGGTTCACACGCAGGACCCAGCGGGCAACCCTCCATCGCAGGAACAGCTGCAGCGTCAGGCTCGCGTGTTTTCGAACCTGTTGCAGATTGCCTTGGAACAACCGGCATGCAAGTCATTCTTGATGTGGGACTACACCGATGAGACCTCTTGGTTGCAGGACACGGATTTCACATTGACCTTGGCCGATCGTCGACCAGGATATTCGGACACAGTGGTGCCACCAGGAACATCCATGTTCGCGACACCGATTGCGGGTGGCGATGGTGTCGTTCCGATCTCGCCGAAGTTGGCGTACTTGGAGATGCAGGCGGCGCTTTTGAATCGGCCTTTCGACACCTACCGAGTGACCAGCGGTTGGGATTGGCAAACGTCCTACTTGGCTCGCTTTGGTCAACCCAATTCGGAAGGCCAGTTCGTTCCGGGCACCGGCGTTTATGCGGAACGATTGGATGATCAGTCCGAGACGTGGTCCAGCTTGAAGTGGGAACTCGAACGCATTGACGCCAGTGCCTATCGCATTCGCAATTTGTGGGGCGATGGAGCGGACTATTTGACTCGTCAGGCTGCGCCCAGTGACGATCCCGATCAGATCCTGCCTGGCGGTACCGTCGGAATGCAGACGCCCAATGAAGCGTGGACGAGCCAGCAGTGGTTCTTCATTCCGGCCGGCAACGGTGGCTTTCGATTGGTCAATGGTTGGGCACCAGAGGATGGCGCACTGACGCGAGAAGCTCAGGGCCAGAACTCAGACGGGGATTACGTCCCAGGGCCGGAGGTTCGGCTGCATCCGCCAGAGGATTGGTCCAGCCAAGTGTGGTACTTCAACCGTATCGGCCAGTGATTAGAAAAGCCAAGGCTCGTTCGTTCGAACTAGCCTGACAGAACGGAATCGAAAGGGGGCGGAGGTCATGAATGGCGGCATGAAAACAAGAATTACCCCAGCCCCAATAGTTCGCTTGAATAATAAGAAAATGCTTCAGATGCACGATGCCTGGCTGAACTAAACGTAAACGCAACTTCGCCTCATCGAACGCTACGAACCGCAAGGCGAAGCGGAAAGCAAGCGAACGTAAAGAGGCATCTTTTGATACGGGCGGGCTCAGATTGTTTTCAGTTCAAACTTGGATCGCGCTTTGATCTGTTTAAACCTGCGTGGCGCTTTGATCTGTTCTAAGCGTTTGAGCCTTCGTTCGATAGCGGCTTGGACTTCTCGATGGTATGCAGCTATTTCGGGATTTTCTCGTAGTATCCTGGCCCTTGCAGCCATTTTTAGATGCTGTCGATCTGTTTCGAGGTAGTAACGCTTTCCGGCGTCTGCTGGATTCAAATTGTCCGTGAAATTAAACGCGTCCATTGGAAAGCGGTCAGATGCGACAGAGGAGCTAGTCAAAGCAAGTGCAAAGAGCGGTAGCGATAGGCATATGAACAATTTTTTCATGATCCGGTTCCAATTTGGTGAGTACTGATCAACGAACGACTAGATAACTGCGGGGTATATGTGCCGCAATGCGGTTTGAGAAAAATTCACAAACGAGCAAAAAGCGGATGCGAGCAAATAGGGGACGGAGGTCAATTTGCCAGGCGTTGCGCCTGGGAGTCGCGGTCGTGCGGTGCCAAGAGGATTTTGGCTCTCTTCGGTGGACGCTTCATCGGCTGAGCATGAAGTGTGCTAAGGACGGTAAGTCACCCGCGACTGCTTAGCCTTTGGAATCGCGGGCGGCTTCGAGTTGTTTGATCCATGGCGCGATGTAGAAGCCGTTGTCGCGGTAGGTCCGTCCGCTGACGAGGTTGCCATCGATCACGCAGGGTTCATCGACGAAGATCCCGCCGCAGACTTCTAAGTCGAATTGGCATTTGGCAACCGTGGCCATTCGGCGACCACGCACGCGATCGGCGTAGGCAGGAATCTCGACCCCGTGACAAACGCTGGCGATGGGTTTGTTGGTGTCAAAGAAGTGTTGGGTGATCCGCACCAAGTCCTCGTCGTAGCGGATGTACTCGGGTGCTCTGCCGCCGGAGAAGAAGATGCCGGCGTAGTCTTCTTCCTTCACATCCGCGAAAGGAACATCGCAATCCAGCGTGTAGCCTTCCCATTCCTTGGTGATCGTCCATCCCGGTTTGATTTCGTGCAAGACGAGCTGGTAGAGCCGTTTTTCGGGTGCAATGACGACCGGTTCGAAGCCAGCTTCTTGCAGCCGGTAGTACGGATACATCGTGTCCAGCAACTCGGTGGCATCGCCGATAACGATCAACACTTTTTCCATGACGGATTCCCGTGGTACAGTCGCGAAAATCGTCGCGTGGCAATCAGTTCGCCTCGCACACGCCGATTTCTCAGACCATCACTTTACCTTGCCGCGGAACGGTCGCGTATCAGGCAACGAGTTTTCACCAGAATGGTAGCCGCCGAATGAGGTGATGCTGCGCCACGGCTGTCGCACTCGATCAGCGAGGGCGAACGAGCTTTTCCAAGTAGTCATCCGCTTCACGAGAGACCCATTCATCTGGATCGACTTCTCGCGTCGTGGATGATGAGGCCTTGGGCTTTGTCCAGCGGAGTCCGCTGGCTTTCCATGCCAGTAGGTAGCGACCCATGACTGTGGTCAGCAGACCGGGCATGGTCGCTACCAAAGATGCCAGCAACGGAACCAGCGTCATCTGAAACAACAAGCTGGAGCTACCAGCGATCGCGTCGTTGTCGCTCAGCTGCAATCCAATCGAAGAAAGCAACTCGATGAACGTCGAGATGATTCCCGCAGCAACCGGCAACCAAGTCAAAGGTTGAAACGCAGCGAGCACTTGTGGGTTCTTGAAACGTACCACCAGTATCAATGCCACGATGAACAACGCGGCCGACAGAATGCTGAGGACCAACGTGAGCGGCAATCCGATCAATTGGATGAGAAACTGAACGTTCAAAACAGCTCGCTCCAGACGAGAATGAAGGAATCGCGGTAGTGGACGGCGGGGGGGACGTTCTGTCCAGTTCCAATGTTCGATCCGCCTTGAAGCTCCTCAAATCTTCATTTGAGCGAGACCGGCTGCGTTCAGCTGACGTCCTTCACGTGCTCCCGATCGGTGCGTAGGGAACCAACTAGCTCACCGAAAACGCTCGCTTTGAAAGCCTTTTAAAGCCAGCGGGTAGAAAAAATCGAATCTTTGTCCGACTTCAGGGGTGATCGTGACATAGAGTTCAAGTGGTTCCTCATGAGAGGACCATTTTGGAGCCGGGGGGTTCCTTGAAAGGTGACATGGACAGCCAGCTGTTCAAACACAAGTACCCCTGCGATGACAATCAGCTCCAGTACATCATCGAGTTTCGTAAGTCGGTCTCTCCTCGTAGAGAACTTTCAACTGAGCGCCCGTGCGTCCAGTCAGACCGAACCCGAAACACTTCTCCGTCGCGTGGATACCACGTCCGACCGGATCAATTCACTGGTTGCCGGCATCAGCGAAAAGTTGTTGGATGCCGCTCGCGTCGGAAGTTCTTTCAGCAACCTTCAGGGCAACATCGACACGGCTCTGACGGAGATCAGTGAACTCTTGGGGCAATCGTTGACACTCGGCGGATCCGAGAACTCGGTTGTCCGCGGTCTCGATTCGGGGCAGATCAAAGACTTAGAAATTCTCTCGCTACCACCGAACGGCTCGGCACGTTTTTCCGGTGGAGTCTCACAACGCGCTGGCAACGCGGAGATCCTGATCACCGACGCTGGTCGATTGCAGGGCGGGGGAACCTTGGACCTGAAGGTCGGCGAATCATCGCGACGAATTCAGTTTCAACCTGGCCGCTCGATTTCAGGGATGGCCCAACAAATCAATTCGTCAAACTATGGCGTCAAAGCAATCGACCTGGATGGGAAGCTGCAACTGACGGCGAAAACTTCCGAGTCTTTGGAAGCCACCGTTCGGCCTGTTCGTACGGGAAGAAACTATGGCGACAATCAGCTTTTCGGAGTCAACGCGTCACAGATCGATCGCGTTGATCTGAGTCAGTTGCCGGAAGGCGTCTCGCAAACGGTTCAGGGGCAAGTCGACTCGGTCGCGAGTGTTGCTCGGCTGACTTATCAAGGCACCGCAGGTGGCTTGGTTGCCGGTTCCGCCAGCTTTGACCTAAGCGGTGATCTTGGTTCCGCCAATGTGGAAACCACGCGAGGAGAGTCACTGATTTCGTTTGCGGAGAAGATCAACAACGTCTCCGCGTTCACTGGCGTCAAAGCAGAAGTCAACGGCAACGAGCTTCGACTTGTTTCGCAGTTGCGTGGTGACGACGCGGAGGTCCGGTTGTCCAATGTTGTTCGGCAATTCCGCCCGACCGTCGAAGGAGTCAACGCGGCACAGATTCCTCGTTTTGATTTGCAAAGCATCGCCGACGGGGCTGAGGTCAATCTGTCTGGTTCCGTGACCACCGCTGCGGACACGGCCAAGTTGCAGTACCAAGGCAGTGGGGGCAACGTGGTGGATAGTGCGGTGTTCACGTTGTCAGGCAATTTGGGGAGCGAGCAAATTGCGATCTCCCAAAGCGAATCGCTGGTCGATGTCCGTGATCGAATCAACGCGGAAACGGATTCCACCGGAGTGACTGCGTCGGTCGATGGCGACACGCTTCAGTTCAGCGGTTCGGAGGTGGGATCCGCAGAGAGCATTCAGGTGACGTTGGACGATATCACTCAGTATGTCGAGGTCGACGGAGTCAACGCGAGCCAGATTCAAGGGTTCACGGTGAATTCCTCGGAGCCACGATCAACGAACACGCTCAGCGGATCTGTTGACCAAGCGGCAACGAAAGGCCAACTGACCTACGATGGATTCTTGGGGTCGGCCAGTGCCAGTGCGACGATCAATCTCACCGGTGAATTGGGAACTGTTGAAATTGACGTTTCCGCCTTTCAATCCCTCAGTTCTCTTCGCGACGATATCAACGACCGGACCGGCGACACCGGTGTGGTTGCGACGCTATCAGGGAGTCGGATCACTTTGGAAAGCCAGAGCGATGGATCGGATGGCATCGTCGAAGTGGAGGTGACCTCTGGGTCCTTCGACACCAACGGCGGTGATGGAAATGGAATTGCTGCCGGAGCAGACGCCCAACTCACTATCAACGGCAATTCAGTGACGGCGGATGGGAACCAAGTGGACTATGTGGATTCACTTGGATCGTATTCCTTTGATTTGGAGCCTGGGTTCACGGGGACATTTGATTCAGTCACCGTCACCACGTCGGACGGCAGTTTCGATCTTTCCGGTGGAGACGAAACCGGAACGGCGTACGGGGTCGATGCGGAGGCAACGATCAATGGTCAGTCATATGTTGCCGATGGCGACGAATTTGACCTCACGGTCGATTCCGCGGTGATGACCTTCGATGTCGAAGCTGGATTCTCGGGTGCGATCGATCCCATCACTCTACGGTCCGATGAAGATGAGTTCACGGTTACCGGTGGCGACGGCAATGGAAATGCGAGCGGGCAAGACGGTCAAGCAACCATCAATGGTGCAATCTACACGTCCAGCAACGACACGTACCAAGTCGCGATTGGCGAGAGTTCAATCGACCTTGAACTAGCGGAGTTTTTCGCTGGAGCATTCGATTCTTTTGAGATCGATTCGGATGTCTCTACCAAACGTCGGACTGGAACTCCAAGTACATACAATGCCTCGGCGGCACGCGAACGATTTGCCATCAACGGACAGGAAGTCTCGAAGGTCGATGGCCGATATGAATTCGAACAAGACGGTGTTCGAATTGGATTTCAACTTGCCGATGGTTTTCGCGGGAGCTTTGATAACTTCACGATCACGGCCAATGGAGCAGCGTCCGAGCCCTACAGCAGCTATCAAACGTCGCCGTTGACGGGA is a genomic window of Rhodopirellula bahusiensis containing:
- a CDS encoding tyrosine-type recombinase/integrase, producing the protein MTAKQGIKKPDKPRPDFPLYALSNGQWCKKIAGRHQSFGPWEDPDGAEQAYLDWLARKRLNLSQPKPGEKTVDEIVDLYLDESAERVERKRLGQKRGLSAKTHREHKRHLLWFRDQVIDGHRVGSRAVASLRSDDFSKLYQLIPAHYSCDSIRHRVTYVNGLLTWAADNEFIDRVPATGRLWRIPTRDEVEAEKTSSPAKVWTRPQIKKLLASANPQIAAMIYLGMNAGFGNSDCARLKVDEMCGTWIEVPRGKNGRPRKAWLWPETVKAMKEARKACPKPRRGCEDLFFLTHTGGPWADEETFFDGVGDEFGELKRACGFDGKEFKGVGFYAFRHTFAEHASNATGNNADDIAVKHVLGHLELAQLATYRREIAKPRIKRVCERVRAWFLAGSGNQASNKQKQGKK
- a CDS encoding DUF6268 family outer membrane beta-barrel protein — translated: MDEATRYQSRTICRVRSIVLGGFLLWFTAGTANAQTPLMQVLPSQPAAIQHAPSQWLVGNPPEIELENFRRGVFQGGELLGGYLTDGSDAPAGPGTTGGLDETFWEVRLSTGIPLGSLDNLLGVRPFFRADHLSGLSGIDAPETLYSTGVTLFHRKKWNERISTMVIATPSVRSDFTTSDNAFRLFGLGLVNWQCRDDLSLSLGAVYFDRSDLGVLPAFGLSWTPTPEWKIDLMMPRPQINRRFWVDPGQAEGWAFVGGSIGGNTWAVTREGGASDGESDELTVNGLRVFGGYETLVTGNRGWGVEVGYVFNRSLEYEQDATEFDLHDAVFIEASWKF
- a CDS encoding endo-1,4-beta-xylanase, whose translation is MFTSKSLSSFASCLVLFSLSAGIHRQTSAQDGFPGDRLKELAPPNFAIGGVMGGYDTESLNTPVLDLARSEFNAVTAKAFMPFGPWTDPNQPIDTSGLTQNVAWAVQNGMQVHAHVLVYPTENVRLPWFQNLPNEEVEQVLQQYTSTMAGSVSGGVWVWDVVNEVIGDNGDVMDADGLRIGLGAGENFVPYKEYAAMGPDYISKAFQWAHEADPNALLILNEYSAETVNDKSDRLLALCKRLRDQGVPIDGVGFQNHWLDLRYEPNYDSIRENFQRFANEGFQVFITECDVAAVHTQDPAGNPPSQEQLQRQARVFSNLLQIALEQPACKSFLMWDYTDETSWLQDTDFTLTLADRRPGYSDTVVPPGTSMFATPIAGGDGVVPISPKLAYLEMQAALLNRPFDTYRVTSGWDWQTSYLARFGQPNSEGQFVPGTGVYAERLDDQSETWSSLKWELERIDASAYRIRNLWGDGADYLTRQAAPSDDPDQILPGGTVGMQTPNEAWTSQQWFFIPAGNGGFRLVNGWAPEDGALTREAQGQNSDGDYVPGPEVRLHPPEDWSSQVWYFNRIGQ
- a CDS encoding DJ-1/PfpI family protein; the protein is MEKVLIVIGDATELLDTMYPYYRLQEAGFEPVVIAPEKRLYQLVLHEIKPGWTITKEWEGYTLDCDVPFADVKEEDYAGIFFSGGRAPEYIRYDEDLVRITQHFFDTNKPIASVCHGVEIPAYADRVRGRRMATVAKCQFDLEVCGGIFVDEPCVIDGNLVSGRTYRDNGFYIAPWIKQLEAARDSKG
- a CDS encoding flagellin hook IN motif-containing protein, with amino-acid sequence MDTTSDRINSLVAGISEKLLDAARVGSSFSNLQGNIDTALTEISELLGQSLTLGGSENSVVRGLDSGQIKDLEILSLPPNGSARFSGGVSQRAGNAEILITDAGRLQGGGTLDLKVGESSRRIQFQPGRSISGMAQQINSSNYGVKAIDLDGKLQLTAKTSESLEATVRPVRTGRNYGDNQLFGVNASQIDRVDLSQLPEGVSQTVQGQVDSVASVARLTYQGTAGGLVAGSASFDLSGDLGSANVETTRGESLISFAEKINNVSAFTGVKAEVNGNELRLVSQLRGDDAEVRLSNVVRQFRPTVEGVNAAQIPRFDLQSIADGAEVNLSGSVTTAADTAKLQYQGSGGNVVDSAVFTLSGNLGSEQIAISQSESLVDVRDRINAETDSTGVTASVDGDTLQFSGSEVGSAESIQVTLDDITQYVEVDGVNASQIQGFTVNSSEPRSTNTLSGSVDQAATKGQLTYDGFLGSASASATINLTGELGTVEIDVSAFQSLSSLRDDINDRTGDTGVVATLSGSRITLESQSDGSDGIVEVEVTSGSFDTNGGDGNGIAAGADAQLTINGNSVTADGNQVDYVDSLGSYSFDLEPGFTGTFDSVTVTTSDGSFDLSGGDETGTAYGVDAEATINGQSYVADGDEFDLTVDSAVMTFDVEAGFSGAIDPITLRSDEDEFTVTGGDGNGNASGQDGQATINGAIYTSSNDTYQVAIGESSIDLELAEFFAGAFDSFEIDSDVSTKRRTGTPSTYNASAARERFAINGQEVSKVDGRYEFEQDGVRIGFQLADGFRGSFDNFTITANGAASEPYSSYQTSPLTGTTLDATQAALIDLLQLASGGDYDSKQTHALDAYSVSKEALVNLQSLFGVSSRRGRSLNGLLFDQSA